Within Rhodopirellula halodulae, the genomic segment TTCCGAACAAGAAGTGTCCCGCGATTGCGGCGATGAAGCCCGACCAAGTGAACAGGTACGAGAACCACATCGGCACGAAGGCGGCCAGTGCTACCAAGTGGACCATTCCCAGAACGATCACGTATCGCCACATGATTTTCAGTGGCTGAGTTTCTTCGGGCAGAGGCAATCGCTGAGGGTCGATGCCTTTGCGGCCGGCGGTCATGACTTCGGTGGGAACGGCACCCGACCCATAGTCATTCGATTCGTCACAAACCAGCTTGTCTTTGGGCGTGGTTTCTGGGGGTGCGGGGGCTTCGGAAGTCGACATCGTCAAAACCGGCGTTTTTCGTTTCTAGGCCTGCGGTTGTTCGGAGACCATGCTAGCTATCGATCGAACCGCTCGGGAGGGTGATTTGATAACAAAATGCGGAGGAGGACGCGGCTGACCAGGAATAAAAAAACGACGCGGGGAAATTCCACACGTCGTTTGAGTGTTCGGTCGTGGTGGCGAAGCCGTTTGCTCCGCGAGAAGACTACTTTTTCTTCTTGTCGTCGGCTTCGTCGGCCTTTTTGACCTTCTTCTTTTTCTTCAGCGAGACCTTCAGCACGCGAGTTTTCGGCATACCAACGATGCTCTGCTCTTCGTCGAACTTGTCGAGTTCCTTCATACGCTCGACTCGTTCGGCACGCGTCAGGACGTTGCGAGTCTTAATGGCCCCGGCTTGCACCTTGAGGCTGCGATCCATGGTCATGGCGGATTATGTTCAATCGAAGGGGAATGCGGACGGTCAAGTCGAACAGGTTATCGACAGATGCCAAGACTGGCAAGCCGTAACTGATGTTCCGGCGTTTGCAAGGTGGTTTCCACCGAAACGGTGTCCGGCGAAGCCAATCCACCACGGGAAAAGTCGCAAATGGATTGGCTGGAAGCTAGTTTTTCGGCCAAGGACGATCGGAATCCCGAGCCGAATTGGGCGTGATTGGCGAATCCGCCCAATTCGATCGTCTTTGCCCGTCGGTCTCCGAATCAGGCGGCCTGCAGCGATCGGTGGTGTCCGGCGTAGGAAACCCACTCGGTCACCTCTTCCAAGTCAGGAAGCTTGCCGCCACGGGCGATTCGCTTGCCTTCCCGAGAATTGGCAATCGCGTCGACTTCGCCGAACAAAGTGACTGGATTTTGGTCGGCCAACTCTTCCGCAGTGGTCACACCAGCCGCAACCAGGAATTGAGCGTCATGGCCACGCATCATGGGGACTCGGCAAACCAAAGTGGTTTGCTGTTGCCACGCCAAAACGGTTTCTGCATCCACGCGGCGATGGTTGAGCTGCTCGGCCACCTTTTCAGGCATCGATTTCAGCAAGTCATCCACGGTGTAGATTCCGATTTCGTTCAGGCGTTCGGCCATGCGAGGTCCAATCGAAGGTGCGTCGACCACGTCGCTGGCACGTTCCAGATAAAAACGCAATTCGGTTTCGCTCTGCGATTGGCTGCTGTAGGAGCGTTCTTCACGGGAGGATCGATCGTTGCTTTCGCTGCGTGGTTCTCGTTCCGTTCGGGATTGGCGATCCGATCGGCTGTCGCGTTCCGATCGGCTGCTGCGTTCAGACCGGCTGCTACGTTCAGATCGGGAAGATCGTTCCGAACGCGAGCTGCGTTGGCGGGAGGAGTCGTGGTCTCGCATCGACACCACACCGTCCGAACGATTGGATTGCCCGTTGCCGTAGCCTGAACCGTTGCCAGATCCATTGCCTTCGCCGGAGACACCGCGGGAGTAACCATTGGATCGGCTGCTGGAGCTGCGCGACGATGAGCTGTTGGACGAGCTGCGTCGACTGGAGCTGCGTGAACGGCCGTCATTATCGCTGCTGCGACGAGTCCGCGTTCGGACGCTTTCGCGACCGTCGCTGTTGCGAAGTGATTCCATTTCGTTGGCCAATTGACGACCGCGGCGAACCGATTCGACTTCGTAACGATCGCGGTCAAATGCGTCGTCATCGTAGTCGTCAACCAATTCAAAATCGTGATCGATGATGTCTCGCTGGACGGCACGTCGTCCACTCAGTGATCGGCGACCGTTCAGGCTGCGACGACTGCGGCGATTCAACGTCCGGGCATCCACTGCCCGGGAATCCACAGCCCGGCCGTCGACCGTGCGAGTGTGCGTGCGGACTTGGGTGGATTGGTTGGCCGAAGCGATCCAGCTGGTGATGCGGGAAAGCTCGTAGCTCGAACCGCTGAGCAAAATGCGTTGACCGCGTTCGGTTGCCAAGAACGTTTTGACTTGGTCCAGCAAGTCGCTGGGGTGGATCGCTGCCAATTGTGCCGGATCAGTGATGCCGCATCCAACCAAAACGCGAGCGTCGAAGCCGCGAAGCTGAGGAACGCGGCACATCAAACGGCATTCGGCTTGCCAACGACGGATCGTGCGTGCGTCGACGCCGGCCAAACCCAGCGTGTCCGCCAAGCGGTTGCTGTCTTGGCTCATCAGGTGAGTGATATGCGAGATGCCGATGCGTCGCAAACGAGACGCCGCGACACCATCGATCGATGGAGCCGAATCAATGGGGCTGTCGACCGTCAAGAAGAACGGCGTTTCGGGTTCGTTGGCATCCAGGTTTCCTTCGTTTCCGTCGGCGATTGCTCGTCCTTCTGGGAAAGCTTGACCGCTGGGAATGGTCGAAGTGGTCTCGTCCGAGTAGTAGTATCCGTCGCGGTATTGCGTTCCAGCGGGGGCTTGGTCAGTCGCCGAAGCTGGGTGGCTTGGCACGAAAGCTTGGCTGCTTGGATAAACCGAAGGTTGCGCCGGAGCAACGTTGCCGCGAACCCATTGGTCTTCGTCCAGTCCAGCGGATTCGCGATAGGCGGCTTCGAATTCGTGGTTGATATCAGCCGAAGCACCGTGGATCCAACGCGAACGTTCGCCCGTTCCCAATTGCGTTTGATCGTCCAACCCGTGAGGTCCGACGTAGCGATCGTGGCGACGACCGTTTCGCCACACGGGACGGTGAGCGTGGATGACTCGCGAGGCGTGCAGCCGGAAGGTGCGGGCGCCGTTTCGTGAAAGGGATCCAGCCAGTGGTTCGTGACTGGTCAGCAACACAATTTGTCGGCCAGGTGCGGAGTAGTCTGATAGGGCCGATGCGATGACGTCGCCGGTCACACCTTCGGCGGTCCAAGGCCGGAAAGCGTCTTTCAGATCGCTCCAGTCGGCGGTACTGTGGTTGTAACCGCCATCAAACGCCGCGAATAATTCGCGATGGGTTTCGATGACCAGCGGCACTGAGCGGCCGGTGCGATCCAGCAATTCGCCGGCGGCCATGCGGACGGCCATCGAGGCAATCGCTCGGGTGACTCCGGGCAATGACAGTTCGTCGTGTCCATCGATCCGCACGTGGACTTCGCGACCACCGGAAACGGTTCGCGTGTTGGTGAAGCGGCGTTCGGCTTCGGCGCGATCCAACGTATGAGGATCCAATTGCACCGGCGTTGTGGTCCAGGTGATGCGGCGATGTCGTCCGCCCGACAAACGCACCAACCAACGGCTGGATAGTTCCACCAAAGAGGACTCGGTCCGAGCGACCGGACGATTGCGGTTCAGCTCAGCAATCAATTCGTCGCGTCGACGCAACAGATTTTCGCGGCGTGCCGAGTGCAGTGCTGGCCGAACGCGAGGGCGGATCGGCGCGACGGTGGGAGCCAGCTCCAATTCGCGTCGGCGAGCGGCATTGGATTCGAGTTCCACCTCGACTTGGTGCAATCGTTCTTCGACTGCAGCCAAATCAAACGCGGTGGCGGGCATTCCGATCGGATAGTCAGCGTCGACGATTGGCAAACTGCGGAGACTGCGACGGACCGATGCGGTTTCATCGAGAACGTTTCGCAGTTCCAATTCTGTTTGTCGCAGTTCGCTCAATCGCGTGTTGCGTTCGTTTGACCAATCGGGGTGATGTCCCCAGATCGTCACGAACTCTTGCAATTCCGTTCGCGAAGCGGCCAGTTCGTCGACAATTCGTGAGCGGTCCGCGAGCAACTGTTCGAGCGTTGCGGTCAGCTGGCGAGTGACTTGGTCAATGTTTTCGCCGACACCGTATGGCGAGCGACGTAGTTCGGATCGAATTTGGCGAAGCGTTGACGCCAGGGAAGCATGACGGTCCCAAACGCCGCGAAGCGGTTCGAAAGTGACAGGGTCGACTGATCCGGAGACTCGGTCCACCGATTCGCGTTCGATCTTGCCGAGCAACCAATCAATTTGGTTGGTGGCGGAATCGATTCGCAAGTCGATGTCATCGATCGTGTGCAGCGGGCGATAGGCATCGCGATAGAAATCGTCCCACTTGTTGCCGACGTCATAGCGGTCAATGGCGTGGATGAAGTGGTCGTAACGACGGTGGCGGATGCCATCCATGTCGACGTGATAAGCATGTTGGCGAGCCGACGCGATCGAATCACGCAAGCCACGGATTTCAGCCAGCGTGCGACGCAGTTGAATGATTTCCGAATCCGCGTTGCGAAGTTGGGCTCGCAATTCGGAGGCCGACAACTTGGCGGCGTATCGCCAATCGGTGGTCAGGTAGCCGCTGCCCAGTAAAGGCTCTCGTGAAATTGGTGTGTGGGCGACGGGGGCTCCGGTGATGGGATCGTAAGCCGTTGCCCGTGGGATCGAACCGGCCTGAACGTCCAGGTCGGCAATCCAGCGTTTGAGTCCGGCAGCACGCGCCCGCAAAGAGTCGGCTTGTCGGTGCAATTCACGCAAGCGAGCCGTGTGTTCGCGATGCTTTTGGGCTTGGATGCTTTCGTAGCGAGCGGCCCGCGAACGATGGGCTTGAATAACCGAACGGCGAGCGTTCAACGAATCGCGTTGGCGTTGCAGTTCCACGCGTTGACGCTGCAGGTCACTCAGTTCACGAGCGATCGTTTCGTTGTGTTTGTAAGCGGACGCGTCGTCCCAATCGTGGCTGGCGTACCAATCAGAAACTTCGAGTTCGGTTTCTGGCAAAGCCGCCAATTGAGCCTCGATGTCGGCCAATTCCGATCGCAGCGCTCGGCGACGTCGGTCTTCCGTTTCATTGAAAGCGTGAACGGAATGGCCGGAAACGTTGGTATTGCGGAATTCCGGATGATCGTAAGTGAATCGGGCGGTTTCCGATTCGTATGGCAACGTTGCCAAACCTTCGCGATCCAAGCCGGATTGAATGCAAGACGCGACGACTCGTGACACGCTGGTCACGGTGGTGTCGACCATCACACCGTCAACGATCGATTCTGGCATTTGCACGTTGCGAAGTGCTCGTGCGGCAAGCGTGCTGTGTTTGGAGTTGGAGCGAATTTCGTCTTCGCTGCCGAACCATCCGTCTTGGTAGCTTTCCCAGGTCCGGGTGGTTTCGCTGCGTGGTTCAAATTCGACGGTGCGACGACCGGCGGTGGTTCCATCGGCTTCGCGGCGACAGTGAACCCAGCCGTGCCCGTCGACCCAAACGACGCGTCCGGTCGAACCTGACAGCATGCCGTTGGGGTAGTTTCGCGAAACGAGCGAGTCGCGAATGAAGCGGCTGATCGCGGTTTTGCCGGACCCGATGGGGCCGAGCACCACGTTCAAGTGATGCGAGAGTGGCCCGAGTTCCACTCGGTTCAGTGGGCCATGATTGTCGATTTCGATTCGATCCAACAACATCGCAAAACGCTCCTTCCGTGGCTGCGCGTGGTCATGCCTTTCGAGGCGGCACGCCCTTCAAGGGTCCATGGTTCGCGGCAAAGAAAGGGGACATCCTGCCCGCTTGCGGGAAACCTTGCCGAGATCCTTTGTTCACCACCAGACGGGTGAACTCGCGAAGACTTTAGCCGAATCGACAAAATTTTGGAAAGAGCGATTTCGTGAAACTGCGGCTGCGTTTTGAAAGTCTTTGGATTGACTGCTGAAACATCGTGTTTGACGCGATTTTGAAGCACGTCCATGTCGGGTTAGCGAGCGATTGGGGCCGGTTTTCGCTTGGTCGTTGGGACTCGGTTGCAACAAATTTGACGGAATTGGGTGACGCGAGTTGCATTCATGGTGCGGAAACTCACCTAGCGAGCGGGCGTCATGTTTGCCGCGATCAGAATGCTTGTCTGAGACGATCCGGCGTCGCCATTTTGGCGTTTGGGTTCTCAGCTTGAGCCAAAACTAAACTTCCGTTGCGAAACTTTGTTTGAATTTGCTATGCCGAGCCTTGTCGAACGCCGTTTTGACCGGTCCACCTGTTGGGCTGCCCTCCAAAATTTCCCACCGCACCACAAGAACGCTAACAATTCGATGCCCCGGAGTTGGCTGCGAGAACGATTGACCTGCATGTTCAGGGATGCGTGCTGCGCAGTGGGTTGGTTTGGAGTTGTTGCTCTGTTGGTTTTGGTTTCCGGCTGTGGAACGACCAAAGAGCACCAAGCAACCGAACAATTGTTGTTGTCCGACGCGGTGGATCGCAGTGTGTCCACGATTGACTTTCGTCCGCTGTCGGGTGAGAAGGTGTACTTGGACACGAGCTATTTGCGTTCGGTGAAGTCGACCTCGTTCGTCAACGCCGACTATGTGACCAGTGCTTTGCGGCAACAGGTGATGGCGGCGGGCTGTTTTTTGCAAGACTCGGCCAAAGAAGCGGACATCATTATCGAAGCTCGAATTGGAACGCTTGGCTACGACGATCACCGCGTGACGTTTGGTGTTCCTGAAAATAGCGCGATCAATTCCACGGTTTCGTTACTTCCGAGTGCACCCAACGTTCCGCAGATTCCAGAGATCGCGCTCGCGCGTCGGGATGCCCGAGAAGGCGCCGCGAAGGTTGCCGCCTTTGCCTACGACCGCGAAACGCGTGAGGCGATTTGGCAATCGGGAATCAGCCAGTCTCGCTCCACCGCTCGCGATACGTGGGTGATGGGTGTGGGGCCGTTTCAAGGTGGTTCCATTCGTGATGAAACCCGATTGGCAGGAACCAAACTCGTTCGTTTCGGCCGGCGTTCCACCGGTTCGCCACCGCGAACGTTCTCTCGTCCGCCGGTCGATTACACGGCCGAAACCCGGTTTGATGGCGGTTGGCCGGTGCTCGGATCGGAGAACGGAAGCATGATCGGCGGAGGCTTGTTGCCCGGTGAGCCTTTGCCGGAAATGAGATCCGGTCCGGTGATGGTTGCTGAAAACGCAGGGGAGGCGGAATCGGAATCATCGGAGCAGCCGAAAGGCGAAGCCAAGCCCGAAGCGGCCGAAAAGATCGCCCGCCCGCCTGATTCAAAACGCAAGATGCGATGAGCAAGATTCGCCTTCCTGGCGATCAGGTGGTTTTTGTACAGGTGTGTTTCGGCGGACGCATCGAAGGATATGGCGTCCGCTTTTGATGAATCATTCCGTTCATTGCTTCAGTCATTATTGCGTCCGCCAACACTGGGGCCGCTAACACCGCGTCCGCACGGGTCGTTCTGGCATCGACTCTCTGAGGTCATCATGAGTTCCATTCGTTTTATTTCCTGCGTGTTGTTGGTCAACGTTTGGTTGTTCAGCGGCGTGTCGGGCTTTGCACCGGTCGACGTGTACGCGCAGCAAGTTCCCAGTTGGCAAGCTGGAAACTCCACTTTCAATGGCACCGGTTACGATCTTCCCAGCCCACCGCCGGCTCTCGCCGCATCGTCACCGTCTCCCGCCATTGGAGCTTTGGAGTTGCCAGCCGATACACCGGAGTCGATATCGCCTGGTTTCAGTGATTTGCAACCGAGTTGGGGCGGAGAATTTGGGTTGTCGCCCGCTTCTTTGGACACGCCGATTGTGGCCCCGGAAGAAACCGTGGTGGAAACGTCGAGCTATTCCGACGTGATCAGCACGGGGCAACCTGTTGAGTCAGCTCCGTTGGAAGAAGAGGTCGTGCGTTGGTACCACCGGCCATGGATTTGGATGACTCAAGGATGGGACAATCACGCGGAGTTCGGATTGGACGGCAGTTCGGGCAACGCGGACACGTTGGCGTTGCAGACCGGATTGGAGATGAAACGCAAAACGGACGCTTACACCTTGGCGTTGGATTTTGATTATCGACA encodes:
- a CDS encoding small basic protein, with the protein product MTMDRSLKVQAGAIKTRNVLTRAERVERMKELDKFDEEQSIVGMPKTRVLKVSLKKKKKVKKADEADDKKKK
- a CDS encoding DUF4332 domain-containing protein; amino-acid sequence: MLLDRIEIDNHGPLNRVELGPLSHHLNVVLGPIGSGKTAISRFIRDSLVSRNYPNGMLSGSTGRVVWVDGHGWVHCRREADGTTAGRRTVEFEPRSETTRTWESYQDGWFGSEDEIRSNSKHSTLAARALRNVQMPESIVDGVMVDTTVTSVSRVVASCIQSGLDREGLATLPYESETARFTYDHPEFRNTNVSGHSVHAFNETEDRRRRALRSELADIEAQLAALPETELEVSDWYASHDWDDASAYKHNETIARELSDLQRQRVELQRQRDSLNARRSVIQAHRSRAARYESIQAQKHREHTARLRELHRQADSLRARAAGLKRWIADLDVQAGSIPRATAYDPITGAPVAHTPISREPLLGSGYLTTDWRYAAKLSASELRAQLRNADSEIIQLRRTLAEIRGLRDSIASARQHAYHVDMDGIRHRRYDHFIHAIDRYDVGNKWDDFYRDAYRPLHTIDDIDLRIDSATNQIDWLLGKIERESVDRVSGSVDPVTFEPLRGVWDRHASLASTLRQIRSELRRSPYGVGENIDQVTRQLTATLEQLLADRSRIVDELAASRTELQEFVTIWGHHPDWSNERNTRLSELRQTELELRNVLDETASVRRSLRSLPIVDADYPIGMPATAFDLAAVEERLHQVEVELESNAARRRELELAPTVAPIRPRVRPALHSARRENLLRRRDELIAELNRNRPVARTESSLVELSSRWLVRLSGGRHRRITWTTTPVQLDPHTLDRAEAERRFTNTRTVSGGREVHVRIDGHDELSLPGVTRAIASMAVRMAAGELLDRTGRSVPLVIETHRELFAAFDGGYNHSTADWSDLKDAFRPWTAEGVTGDVIASALSDYSAPGRQIVLLTSHEPLAGSLSRNGARTFRLHASRVIHAHRPVWRNGRRHDRYVGPHGLDDQTQLGTGERSRWIHGASADINHEFEAAYRESAGLDEDQWVRGNVAPAQPSVYPSSQAFVPSHPASATDQAPAGTQYRDGYYYSDETTSTIPSGQAFPEGRAIADGNEGNLDANEPETPFFLTVDSPIDSAPSIDGVAASRLRRIGISHITHLMSQDSNRLADTLGLAGVDARTIRRWQAECRLMCRVPQLRGFDARVLVGCGITDPAQLAAIHPSDLLDQVKTFLATERGQRILLSGSSYELSRITSWIASANQSTQVRTHTRTVDGRAVDSRAVDARTLNRRSRRSLNGRRSLSGRRAVQRDIIDHDFELVDDYDDDAFDRDRYEVESVRRGRQLANEMESLRNSDGRESVRTRTRRSSDNDGRSRSSSRRSSSNSSSSRSSSSRSNGYSRGVSGEGNGSGNGSGYGNGQSNRSDGVVSMRDHDSSRQRSSRSERSSRSERSSRSERSSRSERDSRSDRQSRTEREPRSESNDRSSREERSYSSQSQSETELRFYLERASDVVDAPSIGPRMAERLNEIGIYTVDDLLKSMPEKVAEQLNHRRVDAETVLAWQQQTTLVCRVPMMRGHDAQFLVAAGVTTAEELADQNPVTLFGEVDAIANSREGKRIARGGKLPDLEEVTEWVSYAGHHRSLQAA
- a CDS encoding DUF6655 family protein, which translates into the protein MVLVSGCGTTKEHQATEQLLLSDAVDRSVSTIDFRPLSGEKVYLDTSYLRSVKSTSFVNADYVTSALRQQVMAAGCFLQDSAKEADIIIEARIGTLGYDDHRVTFGVPENSAINSTVSLLPSAPNVPQIPEIALARRDAREGAAKVAAFAYDRETREAIWQSGISQSRSTARDTWVMGVGPFQGGSIRDETRLAGTKLVRFGRRSTGSPPRTFSRPPVDYTAETRFDGGWPVLGSENGSMIGGGLLPGEPLPEMRSGPVMVAENAGEAESESSEQPKGEAKPEAAEKIARPPDSKRKMR
- a CDS encoding DUF481 domain-containing protein, with translation MSSIRFISCVLLVNVWLFSGVSGFAPVDVYAQQVPSWQAGNSTFNGTGYDLPSPPPALAASSPSPAIGALELPADTPESISPGFSDLQPSWGGEFGLSPASLDTPIVAPEETVVETSSYSDVISTGQPVESAPLEEEVVRWYHRPWIWMTQGWDNHAEFGLDGSSGNADTLALQTGLEMKRKTDAYTLALDFDYRQASASNVTTEDNGRFNLDYDKLLNDSNWSLFGKFGMEFDKFKSFDLRLNLNSGVGYHWIRNDTTNLVTRFGAGASKEIGAPDDSWIPEAVFGIEADHQLNSRQKIKGKLDYFPAWDDFSDFRLVTDVAWETLLSDSDNFSLRLSVTDRYDSTPQGALKNDFYYSALLLYKF